The following coding sequences lie in one Lolium perenne isolate Kyuss_39 chromosome 2, Kyuss_2.0, whole genome shotgun sequence genomic window:
- the LOC139829992 gene encoding very-long-chain 3-oxoacyl-CoA reductase 1-like encodes MPAAVPVWFISLAALGALYLSAACIPLLAHLAHLALCLRRPIDLRRRYGTWAVITGPTTGLGKATAMELASRGISLVLLDLDAANLQSVSESIARTHPSIQTKTVVFDLSLVGTAAGDQSIQELREAVEGLDVGVLVNNAAVARPGVLYVHEADMERLARMIRVNVTGLTEVTAAVLPGILQRGRGAIVNVGSGSTVAVPSFPLYTVYSATKRWVPICIRENSFLDPLTFY; translated from the coding sequence ATGCCTGCGGCAGTTCCGGTCTGGTTCATCTCCCTGGCCGCTCTCGGCGCGCTGTACTTATCGGCCGCCTGCATCCCCCTCCTCGCTCACCTCGCTCACCTCGCCCTCTGCCTCCGCCGACCCATCGACCTCCGCCGCCGCTACGGCACATGGGCGGTGATCACCGGCCCAACCACGGGGCTCGGGAAAGCCACGGCCATGGAGCTCGCGAGCCGGGGCATCAGCCTCGTCCTCCTTGACCTCGACGCCGCCAACTTACAATCCGTCTCCGAAAGCATCGCCCGAACCCACCCCAGCATCCAGACCAAGACCGTGGTGTTCGACCTCTCCCTCGTGGGCACGGCCGCCGGCGACCAGTCGATACAGGAGCTCAGGGAGGCCGTGGAGGGGCTGGACGTCGGCGTACTGGTCAACAACGCCGCCGTGGCGAGGCCGGGAGTGCTGTACGTGCACGAGGCGGACATGGAGCGGCTGGCGAGGATGATACGGGTGAACGTGACGGGGCTCACGGAGGTGACCGCCGCCGTGCTTCCCGGGATACTGCAGCGAGGGAGGGGCGCCATCGTGAACGTCGGGTCCGGGTCTACCGTCGCCGTCCCGTCGTTCCCGCTCTACACCGTCTACAGCGCCACGAAACGGTGGGTGCCTATATGCATACGTGAAAATTCATTTCTGGATCCACTCACCTTTTATTGA
- the LOC139835865 gene encoding very-long-chain 3-oxoacyl-CoA reductase 1-like, giving the protein MAGPAYISACIYSQEQAVQTYTQYSNKSTQDSGPCCNMPAAVPVWFISLAALGALYLSAACIPLLAHLALCLRRPIDLRRRYGTWAVITGPTTGLGKATAMELASRGISLVLLDLDAANLQSVSESIARTHPSIQTKTVVFDLSLVGTAAGDQSIQELREAVEGLDVGVLVNNAAVARPGALYVHEADMERLARMIRVNVTGLTEVTAAVLPGMLQ; this is encoded by the coding sequence ATGGCTGGCCCGGCCTATATTTCTGCATGTATATATAGCCAGGAACAAGCAGTGCAAACGTACACACAGTACAGCAACAAATCAACTCAGGATTCCGGACCTTGCTGCAACATGCCTGCGGCAGTTCCGGTCTGGTTCATCTCCCTGGCCGCTCTCGGCGCGCTGTACTTATCGGCCGCCTGCATCCCTCTCCTCGCTCACCTCGCCCTCTGCCTCCGCCGACCCATCGACCTTCGCCGCCGCTACGGCACATGGGCGGTGATCACCGGCCCAACCACGGGGCTCGGGAAAGCCACGGCCATGGAGCTCGCGAGCCGGGGCATCAGCCTCGTCCTCCTTGACCTCGACGCCGCCAACTTACAATCCGTTTCCGAAAGCATCGCCCGAACCCACCCCAGCATCCAGACCAAGACCGTGGTGTTCGACCTCTCCCTCGTGGGCACGGCCGCCGGCGACCAGTCGATACAGGAGCTCAGGGAGGCCGTGGAGGGGCTGGACGTCGGCGTACTGGTCAACAACGCCGCCGTGGCGAGGCCGGGAGCGCTGTACGTGCACGAGGCGGACATGGAGCGGCTGGCGAGGATGATACGGGTGAACGTGACGGGGCTCACGGAGGTGACCGCCGCCGTGCTTCCCGGGATGCTGCAGTGA